One Glycine max cultivar Williams 82 chromosome 3, Glycine_max_v4.0, whole genome shotgun sequence DNA window includes the following coding sequences:
- the LOC100805394 gene encoding disease resistance protein RGA2, which yields MAESFLFSIAESLLSKLASQAYEEASRVLGLYDHLKNLKDTLSLVQAVLLDADQKQEKNHELREWLRQLKRVFFDAENVLDEFECQTLQNQVIKAHGTTKDKVSHFLSTSNPLVFRYKMAQQIKDISMRLDKVAADRHKFGLQPIDVDTRVVHRREMREMTYSHVNDSDVIGREQDKGEIIELLMQQNPNDDHKSLSVIPIVGMGGLGKTTLAKFVFNDKGINKCFPLKMWVCVSDDFDLKQLIIKIINSADDSVFLADAPDRQKNLNKMDLEQLQNQLRNKLADQKFLLVLDDVWNEDRVKWVGLRNLIHVGAAAGSKILVTTRSHSIASMMGTASSHILQGLSLEDSWSLFVRWAFNEGEEENYPQLINIGREIVKKCRGVPLAVRTLGSLLFSKFEANQWEDARDNEIWNLPQKKDDILPALKLSYDLMPSYLRQCFALFSLYPKDYNFTSYGVIHLWGALGFLASPKKNRAQDDIAIQYLWELFSRSLLQDFVSHGTYYTFHIHDLVHDLALFVAKDDCLLVNSHIQSIPENIQHLSFVEKDFHGKSLTTKAVGVRTIIYPGAGAEANFEANKYLRILHLTHSTFETLPPFIGKLKHLRCLNLRKNKKIKRLPDSICKLQNLQFLFLKGCTELETLPKGLRKLISLYHFEITTKQAVLPENEIANLSYLQYLTIAYCDNVESLFSGIEFPVLKLLSVWCCKRLKSLPLDSKHFPALETLHVIKCDKLELFKGHGDQNFNLKLKEVTFVIMPQLEILPHWVQGCANTLLSLHLSYCLNLEVLPDWLPTFICISEHCPKLWSLPDGMHCLTALEHLQIKDCLELCIKYEPQVGECWDQISHIKQITIDEQNISKKR from the exons ATGGCGGAATCATTTCTCTTCAGCATTGCAGAGTCACTCCTTTCAAAGCTTGCTTCGCAGGCTTATGAGGAAGCTTCTCGTGTGCTGGGTTTGTACGACCATCTCAAAAACCTTAAAGACACCCTATCATTAGTCCAGGCTGTCCTGTTGGACGCTGATCAAAAGCAGGAGAAGAACCATGAGCTGCGGGAATGGCTGAGGCAGCTCAAACGTGTCTTCTTTGATGCCGAAAATGTTCTAGATGAATTTGAATGCCAAACACTGCAAAACCAAGTTATCAAAGCTCATGGTACCACCAAAGACAAGGTAAGTCACTTCTTATCAACTTCTAATCCACTTGTTTTTCGTTACAAGATGGCTCAACAAATCAAAGATATCAGCATGAGACTAGACAAGGTTGCAGCTGATAGGCATAAGTTTGGCCTTCAACCAATTGATGTTGACACACGTGTTGTGCACCGGAGAGAGATGAGAGAGATGACATACTCCCATGTGAACGATTCAGATGTGATAGGAAGGGAACAAGACAAAGGAGAGATCATAGAGCTCTTGATGCAGCAGAATCCCAATGATGATCATAAAAGTCTCTCTGTTATCCCCATAGTGGGGATGGGAGGCTTGGGAAAGACCACACTTGCAAAGTTTGTGTTCAATGACAAGGGGATAAATAAGTGTTTCCCATTGAAGATGTGGGTGTGTGTTTCTGATGACTTTGACCTTAAGCAACTCATTATCAAAATCATCAATTCTGCTGATGATTCTGTTTTTCTTGCTGATGCTCCTGATCGCCaaaagaatttaaacaaaatggATCTGGAGCAACTGCAAAATCAATTGAGAAACAAACTTGCTGATCAAAAGTTCCTACTCGTCTTGGACGACGTATGGAATGAAGACCGTGTTAAATGGGTTGGCTTGAGGAATTTAATTCATGTAGGTGCTGCTGCAGGTAGTAAGATTCTAGTTACTACGCGTAGTCATTCCATTGCTTCCATGATGGGCACGGCTTCCTCTCATATTTTACAAGGTCTTTCTCTGGAGGATTCATGGTCTTTGTTTGTCAGATGGGCGTTTAATGAAGGAGAAGAGGAAAACTATCCTCAGTTGATAAATATTGGCAGAGAAATTGTGAAAAAATGCAGAGGGGTTCCTTTGGCGGTGAGAACACTAGGGAGTTTACTATTCTCCAAATTTGAGGCAAATCAGTGGGAAGATGCGAGAGACAATGAAATTTGGAATTTGCCACAGAAAAAAGATGACATTTTACCAGCCCTCAAATTGAGTTACGATCTCATGCCGTCCTATTTGAGGCAATGCTTTGCTCTATTTTCTCTTTACCCTAAGGATTACAACTTTACTAGTTATGGTGTGATTCACCTTTGGGGGGCACTCGGATTCCTTGCATCACCAAAAAAGAATAGGGCTCAAGATGATATTGCGATTCAGTATTTGTGGGAACTATTCTCAAGATCTCTTCTTCAAGATTTTGTAAGCCATGGCACCTATTATACATTTCACATACATGATTTGGTGCATGATCTTGCTCTGTTCGTTGCAAAAGATGATTGTCTACTTGTAAATTCCCACATTCAAAGTATACCTGAGAACATTCAGCATCTATCTTTTGTTGAAAAAGATTTTCATGGCAAATCACTCACCACAAAAGCAGTAGGTGTGAGAACCATAATTTATCCTGGTGCTGGAGCGGAGGCAAACTTTGAAGCTAATAAATACTTGAGGATTTTGCATTTAACGCATTCTACCTTTGAAACTTTGCCTCCTTTCATTGGGAAGTTAAAACATTTAAGATGTCTTAATCTTcgcaaaaataagaaaattaagagaCTCCCTGATTCCATTTGTAAGCTCCAAAATTTGCAGTTTTTGTTCCTGAAGGGGTGCACTGAGCTTGAAACCCTGCCCAAAGGTTTAAGAAAATTGATAAGCCTCTATCATTTCGAGATAACCACAAAGCAAGCTGTTTTACCTGAGAACGAGATAGCAAACTTGAGTTATCTTCAATATTTGACAATTGCATATTGTGATAATGTGGAGTCTTTATTCTCAGGGATAGAGTTTCCTGTTCTTAAACTACTGTCTGTTTGGTGCTGTAAGAGACTAAAGTCTTTGCCACTTGACAGTAAACATTTTCCTGCATTAGAGACTTTGCATGTTATAAAATGTGACAAGTTGGAATTGTTCAAGGGCCATGGAGATCAAAACTTCAACTTAAAGTTAAAAGAAGTAACATTTGTCATAATGCCACAGCTAGAGATTCTACCTCATTGGGTTCAAGGATGTGCTAACACATTACTATCCTTGCATCTATCATACTGCCTCAATCTTGAGGTGCTTCCTGATTGGCTGCCA ACATTTATATGTATAAGTGAACATTGTCCAAAGCTGTGGTCTCTTCCAGATGGCATGCATTGCCTCACTGCCCTTGAACATTTGCAAATCAAAGATTGTCTTGAATTATGCATAAAATACGAGCCGCAAGTTGGAGAGTGTTGGGACCAAATATCACACATCAAGCAGATTACGATTGATGAACAAAATATCTCGAAGAAGAGGTAG